The DNA segment TCACTTAAGGTATCCACCGTCAGGTCAGCATCACTGGGAGAATCTTCCACCAGGAGGATTTCAATAGGTCTAACCGATTTATAAGAAATCATACCATCGCCTCCAAAAGGACTTCGGCTTGAGGTTCATAGCGATCGGGAAGGGCAACATAAAACGTCGAGCCCTGCCCCACCTGAGATTCGACCCAGATACGCCCCTGATGCAGCTCTACAATTTTTTTGCAGATGGCTAATCCAATCCCGGTGCCACTGTATTTGCGGCGAGTGTGCAGCCGCTGGAAGAGAATAAAGATCCGATCGGTATATTGGGGATCAATGCCAATGCCATTGTCCTGGATGGAAAAGACCCACTCTGTGGCCTGCTGGGTTGCCGTAATGTGAATCACGGGTGGATCCTCTCCCCGATACTTGATCGCATTGCCGATCAGATTTTGCACCAGTTGGGTAAGTTGTGTGACATCAGCCAGGACCGTGGGGAGTGGATCATAGGTAATTGTGGCGTTATTTTCTGAGATCCCGATCTCCAATGTCTTGCACACCTGCTGCACCACCTGATTACAATCGACTGGTGTCAGTTGCAATGTCTGTCGGCCCACCCGCGAATACATCAACAGGTCATTAATCAGTTGTTGCATCCGAGATGCCCCATCCACCACATAGTTGATGTACTTTTCCGCCTTTTCATCCAGTTGACCTCGATATTTCTTGGCCAGCAGTTCTGTATAGCTGGCAACGGTTCGCAAGGGTTCCTGCAGATCATGGGAAGCAACGTAGGCAAATTGCTCCAGTTCCTGATTGGAGCGCAACAATACTCCATTTAACTGATGGAGTTCAGCGGTTCGCTGTTGAATCCGTTCTTCCAGTTCGGCATAAACCTGAACATTTTCTATCGCCACAGCAGTGGTATCTGCCAGGGCCTGCAGCAACTTCACCTGGTCCACCTGAGGCTGATGGGGTTCTACCCAGTAATTCCCGATCGCCCCAATCGGCTGCATCGTCCGAATCGGCACCATGACCATACTTTTCACGAAGGTCTGCTGATAGACTTCCTGGGGAATGCGGGCATCCTGCAAGATATCTTCGATCACCGCAGCCTGACGATTTTGCATGGCCCAACCGCTAATGCACTGGTC comes from the Leptolyngbya sp. 'hensonii' genome and includes:
- a CDS encoding CHASE3 domain-containing protein — encoded protein: MGLTLKWSVDKLNTVRFGITIATLVGLALLSYFSLRRLHETTRQVRQAHQTLEQIDLVMSHLKDAETGQRGYLLTGNQQYLQPYDEATGKIVPELELLATLVRDRPAQAQRLTEMQSRVQAKVFNMGQTIELRQTQGFEAAQKIVEIGRGKQLMDEIRAIATVLRSEQRLLLDQRTSYEEQQGDLATWITVGSVVLQILLITGIILQLNREARSLRESNQKLERYTHGMEQLVNAVQKLSMARDLDTILTVVKQAARELTGADGATLVLREQDQCYYIEENAIAPLWKGERFPIDQCISGWAMQNRQAAVIEDILQDARIPQEVYQQTFVKSMVMVPIRTMQPIGAIGNYWVEPHQPQVDQVKLLQALADTTAVAIENVQVYAELEERIQQRTAELHQLNGVLLRSNQELEQFAYVASHDLQEPLRTVASYTELLAKKYRGQLDEKAEKYINYVVDGASRMQQLINDLLMYSRVGRQTLQLTPVDCNQVVQQVCKTLEIGISENNATITYDPLPTVLADVTQLTQLVQNLIGNAIKYRGEDPPVIHITATQQATEWVFSIQDNGIGIDPQYTDRIFILFQRLHTRRKYSGTGIGLAICKKIVELHQGRIWVESQVGQGSTFYVALPDRYEPQAEVLLEAMV